One genomic window of Halorhabdus sp. CBA1104 includes the following:
- a CDS encoding sulfurtransferase, translating to MTEYANDVLVSAEWVENNLDAFESDDPEHRLVEVDVDTEAYEEAHAPGAIGFNWETQLQDQTTRDILTKADFEDLLGSHGISEDSTVVLYGDNSNWFAAYTYWQFKYYGHDDVKLLDGGREYWVENDYPTTSEAPDFSAVEYEASGPRESIRAYREDVENAIERGVPLVDVRSPEEFTGDILAPPGLQETAQRGGHIPGAQNISWAAVTNDDGTFKDFDELQELYGEYGIDGDSTTVAYCRIGERSSVAWFALHELLGYEDAINYDGSWTEWGNLVGAPIEKGEADD from the coding sequence ATGACTGAGTACGCAAACGACGTCCTGGTCTCGGCCGAGTGGGTCGAGAACAACCTGGACGCATTCGAGAGCGACGATCCCGAGCATCGACTCGTGGAAGTAGACGTCGACACCGAGGCCTACGAGGAGGCCCACGCTCCCGGCGCGATCGGGTTCAACTGGGAGACCCAACTGCAGGACCAGACCACCCGCGACATCCTCACGAAAGCGGACTTCGAAGACCTGCTGGGCAGTCACGGCATCAGCGAGGACTCGACGGTCGTCCTCTATGGGGACAACTCCAACTGGTTTGCCGCCTACACCTACTGGCAGTTCAAATACTACGGCCACGACGACGTGAAGCTACTCGACGGCGGCCGCGAGTACTGGGTCGAGAACGACTATCCGACCACGAGTGAGGCCCCCGACTTCTCGGCTGTCGAGTACGAGGCCAGTGGCCCGCGGGAATCCATCCGTGCCTACCGCGAAGACGTCGAGAATGCGATCGAGCGCGGCGTTCCGCTCGTCGACGTGCGCAGCCCCGAAGAGTTCACCGGCGATATTCTCGCGCCGCCAGGCCTCCAGGAGACTGCCCAGCGCGGCGGTCACATCCCGGGTGCCCAGAACATCTCTTGGGCCGCCGTCACGAACGACGACGGGACGTTCAAGGACTTCGACGAACTGCAGGAGCTGTACGGCGAGTACGGTATCGACGGCGACTCCACGACCGTCGCCTACTGCCGAATCGGCGAGCGCTCCTCGGTCGCCTGGTTCGCCCTGCACGAGCTACTGGGCTATGAGGACGCCATCAACTACGACGGGTCCTGGACCGAATGGGGTAACTTGGTTGGTGCCCCGATAGAGAAGGGCGAAGCGGACGACTAA
- a CDS encoding AI-2E family transporter, with product MSPSRRVLALTGLFLALGSLAMITLWSVFGTVFFAITVAYVLYPVRRRLAASGLRPRVAAGLSTVVAFVVALGVLTPLGYAVYVRRSAFFGLVGDLPQEVSITVLEMTHTFTLTSIIDAVQETATTMALDAASATPVLALKFFLFVLLVYALLLKPTLPAKAVYQTVPPAYHGIFEALHERLRDTLYGLYILQGATGVGTFLIALPVFFLLGYDATLTLAVLSGVLQFVPIIGPSVLIGVLVVVEVLAENIAQGLLVGAVGMVFIAGLPDLIVRPRLSAIAADLPGSLYFIGFTGGILTMGAIGIIAGPVVIALFAESVELLASEQRAEDGA from the coding sequence ATGTCGCCGTCTCGCCGCGTTCTCGCGCTGACTGGGTTGTTCCTCGCGTTGGGTTCGCTCGCGATGATCACGTTGTGGAGTGTCTTCGGGACAGTCTTTTTCGCTATTACGGTCGCGTACGTTCTGTACCCGGTCCGTCGCCGACTCGCCGCCAGCGGTCTCCGGCCACGCGTCGCTGCAGGACTCAGCACGGTGGTGGCCTTCGTCGTGGCATTGGGCGTGCTCACGCCCCTGGGATATGCCGTATACGTCCGCAGATCTGCGTTTTTCGGGCTCGTCGGGGACCTCCCACAGGAGGTTTCGATCACCGTCCTGGAGATGACCCATACGTTCACGCTGACGTCGATCATCGACGCCGTACAGGAGACGGCGACGACGATGGCACTCGATGCGGCGAGTGCCACGCCCGTACTCGCGTTGAAGTTCTTCCTGTTCGTCCTGCTGGTGTACGCGTTACTACTGAAGCCGACACTGCCGGCCAAGGCCGTCTACCAGACGGTCCCGCCAGCCTATCACGGTATCTTCGAAGCGCTACACGAGCGGCTACGAGATACCCTCTACGGGCTGTACATCCTCCAGGGGGCAACAGGGGTCGGGACCTTTCTCATTGCCCTCCCCGTGTTCTTCTTGCTCGGCTACGACGCGACTCTCACGCTGGCTGTCCTGAGCGGTGTCTTGCAATTCGTCCCGATCATCGGGCCAAGCGTCCTGATCGGTGTGCTCGTCGTCGTCGAAGTCCTCGCCGAGAACATCGCACAGGGACTGCTGGTCGGCGCGGTCGGCATGGTGTTCATTGCGGGCCTGCCGGACCTCATCGTTCGCCCACGCCTCTCGGCAATCGCTGCTGATCTCCCTGGGAGCCTCTATTTCATCGGGTTTACGGGTGGTATTCTCACGATGGGGGCGATCGGAATTATCGCCGGACCGGTCGTGATCGCGCTGTTCGCCGAATCGGTCGAACTACTGGCTAGTGAACAACGCGCCGAAGACGGGGCCTAA
- a CDS encoding NAD(P)H-dependent oxidoreductase subunit E, which yields MATLERVKQSLRSEESESGTDSDIIPADAGVEDVCDEEIETVEEILTDVRPEKRGVIPALQGVQDEYGYLPKFAFELIAHHCEKSLADIYSTASFYSQFHLEPRGDYSVRVCTGTACHVAGADEVSEELQDELDVGLDEVTDDGKFTIEHVRCVGACGLAPVVTVDDDVHGPIEPEDAETIIDEYEEGGD from the coding sequence ATGGCAACGCTAGAACGCGTCAAGCAATCGTTACGGTCGGAGGAGTCCGAATCCGGGACCGATTCGGACATCATTCCGGCCGACGCCGGGGTCGAAGACGTCTGTGACGAGGAAATCGAGACGGTCGAGGAGATTCTCACTGACGTCCGCCCGGAGAAACGCGGTGTCATTCCGGCACTCCAGGGCGTCCAAGACGAGTACGGCTACTTACCGAAGTTCGCGTTCGAACTGATCGCTCATCACTGCGAGAAGTCCCTCGCCGACATTTACAGCACGGCCTCCTTTTACTCGCAGTTCCACCTCGAGCCACGGGGCGACTATAGCGTCAGAGTGTGTACTGGTACGGCCTGTCACGTGGCAGGGGCCGACGAGGTATCGGAGGAACTGCAGGACGAACTCGACGTGGGTCTGGACGAGGTTACCGACGACGGGAAGTTCACGATCGAGCACGTCCGGTGTGTCGGTGCGTGTGGGCTCGCGCCGGTCGTCACCGTCGACGACGACGTTCACGGGCCGATCGAACCCGAGGATGCCGAGACGATTATCGATGAATACGAGGAGGGAGGTGACTAA
- a CDS encoding NADH:ubiquinone oxidoreductase — protein sequence MSAQAEPDTQDDRTTVATVCLGGCSGCHMEFLNVDHGLIDLVEEVDIVASHMIVDEKGVPEADVGIAEGVVTNEENVEVAEELRENCDTVVAWGDCAALRGIMSLRNYQDRDEMLEATFEEEADDESEVPFGDDEGVPQLLEDARPLDEYIDVDVYVPGCPPDAEVMKESLEALARGETPEIEGDKLQYD from the coding sequence ATGAGCGCCCAAGCTGAACCCGACACGCAGGACGACCGGACCACCGTCGCGACGGTGTGTCTGGGCGGCTGTTCGGGCTGTCACATGGAATTCCTGAACGTCGATCACGGCCTGATCGACCTCGTCGAAGAGGTCGATATCGTTGCCAGCCACATGATCGTCGACGAGAAGGGCGTCCCCGAAGCCGACGTCGGCATCGCCGAGGGCGTCGTCACCAACGAGGAGAACGTCGAAGTCGCCGAGGAACTCCGGGAGAACTGCGATACTGTCGTGGCCTGGGGCGACTGTGCCGCGTTGCGCGGGATTATGAGCCTGCGCAACTACCAGGATCGCGATGAAATGCTAGAAGCGACCTTCGAGGAGGAGGCCGACGACGAGAGCGAGGTGCCCTTCGGTGACGACGAGGGCGTCCCGCAATTGCTCGAAGACGCCCGGCCGCTGGACGAGTACATCGACGTCGACGTCTACGTACCTGGGTGTCCGCCCGACGCCGAGGTCATGAAAGAGAGCCTCGAAGCGCTGGCTCGTGGGGAGACCCCCGAGATCGAAGGCGACAAACTGCAGTACGACTAA
- a CDS encoding NADH-ubiquinone oxidoreductase-F iron-sulfur binding region domain-containing protein, translated as MAEVLQRPTDIDTVDGQIRVVVCQGTGCMSSGSDEVYEALREQISALEGAENVALSWSEGDIDHDELGVEPKKSGCHGFCELGPLVRIDPMNVLYTQVDTDDVEDIVEKTIQDGEVIEDLCFEDETGQRQSRTDDIPFYAEQRRLALGNCGRIDPESVQEYEETGGYEAMQTVLSELDPEDVYGEVQDAGLRGRGGGGFPAGNKWMFAHQEDASEKYVIANCDEGDPGAFMDRCLVEGDPHRVIEGMVIAGYATGANEGIIYLRAEYPLAVNRIQQAIEDAYEAGYLGKNIMGTGFDFDFEVEKGAGAFVCGEETALMASIEGGAGRPSPRPPYPAQSGLEDKPTTINNVETLANVPLIINNGAEWFKQYGSEDSPGTKTFAVSGDCSATGLMEIPMGLTLQEIIDVAGGIEGDKEFKAVQIGGPSGGCLAEKHLDMPVTFDSLQEEGAMLGSGGLVVMDDETCMVDVARFFLDFTQDESCGKCPPCRIGTHKMLRILERITNGEGEPGDIERLEELGETIAEGSLCGLGQTAPNPVLSTLEHFRDEYEAHIYEDECPAGECEIGGGDHAGTYKIAAQDCVGCGQCVDVCPVDAISGETGEAHTIDPETCIGCGQCVEACPTDAIDMRT; from the coding sequence ATGGCTGAAGTCCTTCAGCGACCGACCGACATCGATACCGTCGACGGACAGATCCGCGTCGTCGTCTGCCAGGGGACTGGGTGTATGTCCTCGGGCTCCGACGAAGTGTACGAGGCGCTCCGTGAGCAGATCAGTGCTCTCGAAGGAGCCGAGAACGTCGCCCTCTCCTGGAGCGAGGGCGACATCGACCACGACGAACTCGGTGTCGAGCCGAAAAAGAGTGGGTGTCACGGCTTCTGTGAACTCGGCCCACTCGTCCGGATCGACCCGATGAACGTCCTCTACACGCAGGTCGATACCGACGACGTCGAGGATATCGTCGAGAAGACGATCCAGGACGGCGAGGTCATCGAGGACCTCTGTTTCGAGGACGAGACCGGCCAGCGGCAGTCCCGGACTGACGACATCCCCTTCTACGCCGAACAGCGCCGTCTCGCGCTGGGTAACTGTGGCCGCATCGATCCCGAGAGCGTCCAAGAGTACGAGGAAACTGGTGGCTACGAGGCCATGCAGACTGTCCTCTCCGAGTTGGATCCCGAAGACGTCTACGGGGAGGTCCAGGATGCGGGTCTCAGAGGCCGTGGTGGTGGCGGATTCCCGGCCGGCAACAAGTGGATGTTCGCCCATCAGGAGGACGCGAGTGAGAAGTACGTCATCGCCAACTGTGACGAGGGCGACCCTGGGGCGTTCATGGACCGCTGTCTGGTCGAGGGCGACCCCCACCGCGTCATCGAGGGCATGGTCATCGCCGGGTACGCCACGGGTGCCAACGAGGGGATCATCTATCTCCGTGCGGAGTACCCGCTCGCTGTCAACCGGATCCAGCAGGCTATCGAGGACGCCTACGAGGCGGGGTACCTCGGCAAGAATATCATGGGGACCGGCTTCGACTTCGACTTCGAGGTCGAGAAGGGGGCCGGCGCGTTCGTCTGTGGTGAGGAGACGGCCCTGATGGCCTCCATCGAGGGTGGGGCCGGCCGGCCGTCCCCGCGTCCGCCCTATCCGGCCCAGTCCGGTCTCGAGGACAAGCCGACGACGATCAACAACGTCGAGACGCTGGCGAACGTCCCGCTGATCATCAACAACGGGGCCGAGTGGTTCAAACAGTACGGTAGTGAGGACAGTCCCGGAACCAAGACCTTCGCGGTCTCCGGGGACTGTTCGGCGACGGGCCTGATGGAGATTCCGATGGGGCTGACCCTCCAGGAGATCATCGACGTCGCCGGCGGTATCGAGGGCGACAAGGAGTTCAAGGCGGTCCAGATCGGCGGTCCCTCTGGGGGATGTCTCGCCGAGAAACACCTCGACATGCCGGTCACCTTCGACTCTCTTCAGGAGGAAGGCGCGATGCTTGGCTCGGGTGGGCTGGTCGTCATGGACGACGAGACCTGTATGGTCGACGTCGCACGGTTCTTCCTCGATTTCACCCAGGACGAGTCCTGTGGGAAGTGTCCGCCCTGTCGGATCGGGACCCACAAGATGTTGCGGATCCTCGAGCGCATCACCAACGGCGAAGGTGAACCTGGCGACATCGAGCGCCTCGAGGAACTCGGCGAGACGATCGCCGAGGGCTCTCTCTGTGGGCTGGGACAGACGGCACCCAACCCGGTGTTGAGTACGCTCGAACACTTCCGCGATGAGTACGAGGCCCACATCTACGAAGACGAGTGTCCCGCTGGGGAGTGTGAGATCGGCGGTGGTGATCACGCGGGCACGTACAAGATCGCTGCCCAGGATTGTGTCGGCTGTGGACAGTGTGTCGACGTCTGTCCGGTCGACGCCATCTCCGGAGAAACCGGCGAGGCACACACGATCGACCCCGAGACCTGTATCGGCTGTGGACAGTGCGTCGAGGCGTGTCCGACCGACGCCATCGACATGAGGACGTGA
- a CDS encoding Rrf2 family transcriptional regulator: MADHEVDLSAPDRDALKVLVNEYAESDGPVKSSQLADVLDRSEGSIKNQMRGLASLGLVESITGPKGGYEPTDLAFHILGRDPEKETEEVILAGNYDRVDVTIESITLSNVHHPTECRARVQLQQLLDDVGVGDPIVLGPTPEFDLVILGEVTDVLGSGEALLIDVVRMEAPFEGSSR, translated from the coding sequence ATGGCCGACCATGAGGTTGACCTCTCAGCACCAGACAGGGATGCGCTGAAAGTCCTGGTCAACGAGTATGCGGAATCGGACGGACCCGTAAAGAGTAGTCAACTCGCCGACGTCCTCGATCGGTCCGAGGGGTCGATCAAAAACCAGATGCGAGGGCTGGCCTCGTTGGGCCTCGTCGAAAGCATCACGGGGCCGAAAGGCGGGTACGAACCGACCGACCTGGCGTTTCACATTCTCGGCCGCGATCCCGAAAAGGAGACCGAGGAGGTCATCCTCGCGGGCAACTACGATCGGGTCGACGTCACGATCGAGTCGATTACGCTCTCGAACGTCCATCACCCGACCGAGTGTCGGGCACGCGTGCAGTTACAGCAACTGCTCGATGACGTCGGCGTCGGAGATCCAATCGTTCTCGGCCCGACCCCCGAGTTCGATCTCGTGATCCTGGGCGAAGTGACTGACGTGCTCGGCAGCGGTGAAGCGTTACTGATAGATGTCGTTCGGATGGAAGCACCCTTCGAAGGCTCCAGTCGATAA
- a CDS encoding 2Fe-2S iron-sulfur cluster-binding protein, producing the protein MSKATQGEAESGVTLEIDGQEVQARDGQTILDAAREAGIDIPTLCEHANLSNVGACRMCLVEVDGERTETACTTAAQDGMEISVETDELWDHRRTMLEMMFADQNHYCMYCEMEGDCELEDMFNRAGLDSSRVPLEYADIEPDASNDYITMDLDRCISCGRCVRTCDEIVGNGTLNFGNRGRETTIVADDDVSLGESSCVSCGSCVQACPTGALYSPLSAYKGRERNCEVETTTCSECSLGCELEVYTNSGRIVKIEGNEDGPAGGQLCEMGRFELLADGRERLAEPQIDGETVALEEAIDRVSETLAEANAVNAFASDRLPSETLAALSEALSAYDANLEVPGADRAKREADVLEALEAELDIETDDLFVESLHDIEDSDTLVVYDTGIVDSHPVAASYVRRAANDGTTVVTIDDGEDRLERFADHSIELTAPAATVTEQVSDVFEEGTEALADATVEDAVDVSLQLSGDATFVLGPAVEDTETMVDIFGLAATSDNKVLSLGAGANSAVADVETDDLDERADVAYLCSADDRGDDLDRAIKLAREADTVIAQATRASALTELADIVIPALDWFERDGTIVDVDGEDRAIERVLDPRGEIDSDRELLADLQEVAA; encoded by the coding sequence ATGAGCAAGGCAACTCAGGGGGAGGCCGAATCCGGCGTCACCCTCGAAATCGACGGCCAGGAGGTACAGGCACGCGACGGACAGACGATTCTGGATGCAGCCAGGGAAGCCGGCATCGACATCCCCACGCTGTGTGAACACGCGAACCTTTCGAACGTCGGGGCGTGTCGGATGTGTCTCGTCGAGGTCGACGGCGAGCGCACCGAGACCGCCTGCACGACGGCTGCCCAGGACGGCATGGAGATCTCCGTCGAGACTGACGAACTCTGGGATCATCGGCGGACGATGCTCGAGATGATGTTCGCCGACCAGAACCACTACTGCATGTACTGCGAGATGGAGGGCGACTGCGAACTCGAGGACATGTTCAACCGGGCCGGTCTCGATAGCAGTCGCGTTCCGCTGGAGTACGCCGATATCGAGCCGGACGCTTCGAACGACTATATTACGATGGATCTCGACCGCTGTATCAGCTGCGGTCGCTGCGTCCGGACGTGCGACGAGATCGTCGGCAACGGGACGCTGAACTTCGGGAACCGTGGTCGAGAGACGACGATCGTCGCCGACGACGACGTTTCCCTCGGGGAGTCGTCCTGTGTCTCCTGTGGGTCCTGTGTGCAAGCGTGTCCGACCGGTGCGCTGTACAGCCCGCTGTCGGCTTATAAGGGTCGTGAGCGCAACTGCGAGGTCGAGACGACCACCTGTAGTGAGTGTTCGCTCGGCTGTGAGCTCGAAGTCTACACCAACTCCGGGCGGATCGTCAAGATCGAAGGCAACGAGGACGGCCCCGCCGGCGGCCAGCTGTGTGAGATGGGCCGATTCGAACTGCTCGCCGACGGCCGCGAGCGGCTCGCAGAGCCACAGATCGACGGCGAGACGGTCGCCCTCGAAGAGGCGATCGATCGCGTCAGCGAGACCTTAGCCGAGGCAAACGCGGTCAACGCCTTCGCCTCCGACCGCCTGCCATCCGAGACGCTTGCTGCCCTCTCGGAGGCACTTTCGGCCTACGATGCCAATCTGGAAGTGCCCGGAGCCGACCGTGCCAAGCGTGAAGCCGACGTCCTCGAAGCCCTCGAAGCGGAACTCGACATCGAGACGGACGATCTGTTCGTCGAGTCGCTGCACGACATCGAGGACAGTGACACGTTGGTCGTCTACGATACGGGCATCGTCGACAGTCATCCGGTCGCTGCCTCTTACGTCCGCCGGGCGGCAAACGACGGGACGACGGTGGTCACGATCGACGACGGCGAGGATCGTCTCGAACGGTTTGCCGATCACTCGATCGAACTTACGGCCCCGGCTGCGACGGTCACCGAGCAAGTCTCCGACGTCTTCGAGGAGGGGACCGAGGCACTCGCCGATGCGACCGTCGAGGATGCCGTCGATGTCTCGCTGCAGTTGTCCGGGGACGCGACGTTCGTCCTCGGTCCCGCGGTCGAGGACACCGAGACGATGGTCGATATCTTCGGTCTCGCGGCGACCAGCGACAACAAAGTTCTCAGCCTCGGGGCGGGAGCCAACAGCGCGGTTGCGGACGTCGAGACCGACGATCTCGACGAGCGCGCAGACGTGGCGTACCTGTGTTCGGCTGACGACCGCGGCGATGACCTCGATCGGGCGATCAAACTCGCCCGTGAGGCCGACACCGTGATCGCCCAGGCGACTCGCGCGTCGGCCCTGACGGAGCTCGCCGACATCGTGATTCCGGCCCTGGACTGGTTCGAGCGCGACGGGACAATCGTCGACGTCGACGGCGAGGACCGCGCGATCGAACGCGTCCTCGACCCCCGTGGAGAGATCGATTCGGACCGTGAGTTGCTCGCGGACCTACAGGAGGTGGCCGCATGA
- a CDS encoding hydrogenase maturation protease → MNALLLGLGNDIKRDDVVGLEVTEALAERFGDDLDVETYTSGRLMLIQELSGYDHVFLVDAIKTDDGTPGDYYEFSPSEVEPGDESGGLATHNVGLGTLQTLGEAMGQSMPSITIFAIEVENPFEYGEGMTDAVSEAVPTLIEEIGDDIETALGAAVVASA, encoded by the coding sequence ATGAACGCACTGCTACTCGGCCTCGGCAACGACATCAAGCGCGACGACGTGGTCGGTCTGGAAGTGACCGAGGCGCTTGCAGAGCGCTTTGGTGACGATCTCGACGTCGAAACCTACACGTCCGGGCGTCTGATGCTCATCCAGGAGCTCAGCGGCTACGATCACGTCTTCCTCGTCGACGCGATCAAGACCGACGATGGGACACCCGGCGACTACTACGAGTTCTCCCCCAGCGAGGTCGAACCCGGCGACGAGTCGGGTGGCTTGGCGACTCACAACGTCGGCCTGGGGACCCTACAGACACTCGGCGAGGCGATGGGCCAATCCATGCCGTCGATCACGATCTTCGCCATCGAGGTCGAGAACCCCTTCGAGTACGGCGAGGGGATGACCGATGCCGTCAGCGAGGCCGTGCCGACGCTGATCGAGGAAATCGGTGACGATATCGAGACGGCTCTGGGTGCTGCCGTAGTTGCTTCTGCTTGA
- a CDS encoding Ni/Fe hydrogenase subunit alpha, producing the protein MSKKEVIDPVTRVEGHGKITIHLDDEGSVDDAQFHVTEFRGFEEFVEGRPIWEMPEITARICGICPVSHQLAAAKAADDVMDADVPESAHKLRELLHMGQVLQSHALSFFYLSSPDLVLGYDADPADRNIEGVLEENPQLAERGIDLRSFGQNVIAALGEKKVHPDFAVAGGVSNTLDREDGQQLLEESEPLPTYLRETIDLLKDIFADMDPDTLDYATYPTGYMGLVTDEGGLEHYDGDIRLVDEDGDGLEEIDDGDYRDIIAERSKEWSYLKFPYYKEQGFEDGQYRVGPLARLNAVDDISTPQAREEWVEFMDAADGAVHERSTYYHWARLIEMLHCVERIQELLEDDDVYEGMTNVQTTPTAGTGVGVIEAPRGTLIHEFTIDDGGIVEDANFIVATTHNNGAMNQGVTSAAETFIDGPEIPEGILNKMESVIRCYDPCLSCSTHSIGEMPLELELEQDGETVAETSR; encoded by the coding sequence ATGAGCAAGAAGGAAGTCATCGATCCGGTCACGCGCGTCGAGGGGCACGGCAAGATCACCATCCACTTAGACGACGAGGGGAGTGTCGACGATGCACAGTTCCACGTCACGGAGTTCCGTGGCTTCGAGGAGTTCGTCGAGGGCCGTCCGATCTGGGAGATGCCCGAGATCACCGCCCGCATCTGTGGCATCTGTCCGGTCAGCCACCAGCTGGCGGCGGCCAAAGCTGCCGACGACGTCATGGACGCCGACGTTCCCGAAAGTGCCCACAAGCTCCGGGAGTTACTCCACATGGGGCAGGTGCTCCAGAGTCACGCCCTGAGTTTCTTCTACCTCTCGAGTCCCGATCTGGTGTTGGGCTACGATGCCGACCCCGCCGATCGGAACATCGAGGGTGTCTTAGAGGAGAACCCGCAGTTGGCCGAACGCGGGATCGACCTGCGCAGTTTCGGCCAGAACGTCATCGCTGCCTTAGGCGAGAAGAAGGTCCACCCGGACTTCGCGGTCGCGGGCGGTGTCTCGAACACGCTCGATCGCGAGGACGGCCAACAACTCCTCGAAGAGAGCGAGCCCCTGCCGACCTATCTCCGGGAGACGATCGATCTCTTGAAGGATATCTTCGCGGACATGGACCCGGATACCCTGGATTATGCCACCTATCCGACCGGGTACATGGGGCTGGTGACTGACGAAGGTGGCCTCGAACACTACGACGGGGATATTCGACTCGTCGACGAGGACGGCGACGGCCTCGAAGAGATCGACGACGGCGACTATCGGGACATCATCGCCGAGCGTTCCAAAGAGTGGAGCTATCTCAAATTCCCCTACTACAAAGAGCAGGGCTTCGAGGACGGCCAGTACCGCGTCGGCCCGCTGGCCCGCCTGAACGCCGTCGACGATATCTCGACCCCGCAAGCCCGCGAGGAGTGGGTCGAGTTCATGGACGCCGCCGACGGCGCGGTCCACGAGCGATCCACCTACTACCACTGGGCGCGTCTCATCGAGATGTTGCATTGTGTCGAGCGCATCCAGGAACTGCTCGAGGACGACGACGTCTACGAGGGCATGACGAACGTTCAGACGACGCCCACAGCCGGGACGGGCGTCGGCGTCATCGAGGCGCCCCGTGGGACCCTCATCCACGAGTTCACGATCGACGACGGCGGGATCGTCGAGGATGCCAACTTCATCGTCGCCACGACGCACAACAACGGCGCGATGAATCAAGGCGTCACCTCGGCCGCCGAGACGTTCATCGACGGCCCGGAGATCCCGGAAGGCATCCTCAACAAGATGGAGAGTGTCATCCGGTGTTACGATCCGTGTCTCTCGTGTTCGACCCACTCGATCGGCGAGATGCCCCTAGAACTGGAACTCGAACAGGACGGCGAGACGGTCGCCGAGACGAGCCGGTGA
- a CDS encoding sulfurtransferase yields MTDIVSASWLADRRDAVTIVDVRDAWEYEGIGHLPGAVSIPFETFRATDGDEGMLPGEDVFADLLSNAGIAPGDDIIAYDDTHGVFAARFLVTAELYGHDPAHLHLLDGDFSAWQRARPTTDDVPDVPATDYTIDRPSETPLVDREAVAAAIDTEAAIVDTRERQEYEDGHIPGAVQLDWRDFVDDDTRGIKSREVIESLLAANGISPDTRVVLYCNTARRISHTYVVLRHLGYRNLAFYEGSLTEWEAAGEPIETVD; encoded by the coding sequence ATGACAGATATCGTCTCTGCGTCCTGGCTGGCCGACCGACGGGATGCCGTCACGATCGTCGACGTCCGGGACGCCTGGGAGTACGAGGGTATCGGACACCTCCCGGGAGCCGTCTCGATCCCCTTCGAGACGTTCCGCGCGACAGACGGCGACGAGGGTATGCTGCCCGGCGAGGACGTCTTTGCTGACCTGCTCTCGAATGCAGGCATCGCGCCTGGCGACGACATCATTGCCTACGACGACACCCATGGCGTCTTCGCGGCGCGATTTCTCGTGACTGCGGAACTGTACGGCCACGATCCGGCCCACCTCCACCTCCTCGACGGGGACTTCAGCGCCTGGCAGCGGGCACGACCGACGACCGACGATGTGCCAGATGTCCCGGCGACCGACTACACGATCGACCGGCCCTCCGAGACACCGCTGGTCGATCGAGAGGCCGTCGCGGCGGCGATCGACACCGAGGCAGCTATCGTCGACACGCGGGAACGCCAGGAGTACGAGGACGGCCACATCCCGGGGGCCGTCCAACTCGACTGGCGTGATTTCGTCGACGACGATACCCGGGGCATCAAGTCACGCGAGGTCATCGAGTCGCTTCTCGCAGCCAACGGCATCTCCCCCGACACGCGGGTCGTCCTCTACTGTAACACCGCCCGCCGGATCAGCCACACCTACGTCGTTCTCCGCCACCTTGGCTATCGGAATCTCGCGTTCTACGAGGGGAGCCTCACCGAGTGGGAAGCCGCGGGTGAACCGATCGAGACCGTCGACTAA